A stretch of the Opisthocomus hoazin isolate bOpiHoa1 chromosome 2, bOpiHoa1.hap1, whole genome shotgun sequence genome encodes the following:
- the SLC60A2 gene encoding sodium-dependent glucose transporter 1, translating into MAGTERQKHVRFAAPGEGPRVPPGAAQAEVAVVGGGWRCGRGGEGAALRWCISGALCAAFLGLGMSIAVLGPTFQHLADNVRSNVSDISHVFVGRSLGYLGGSVLGGVLVDCMNAHLLLALSMFGTTVGLYGIPWCKKSLLLTALMSVIGASMGILDTGGNILALNTWGAEAGPHMQALHFSFAVGAFVAPILATMALGGSESKALPVAEKTNQSVPRSVPTAAAASALKHRLGADFLWSYVVIGTYLLVVSFFFFILYSKGSSARDKSKASPEKSVFAKYHYALLGLLFVFFFCYVGAEVTYGSYIFTYAKVFAEMKENEAAALNSVFWGAFAACRGVAIFCATCLYPGTMILLSIVGSAVSSSCLAAFARHPTSLWVGTAVYGASMATVFPSGISWIEQYTVVQGKSASLFVVGAALGEMCIPAAVGYLQGRLHRVPVVMYTALGTSAATLVLFPLMHKLANCPAGSGLKERSESEDRKALLSNSGLNEDEEDEEDAGEWNEADFEVIEMNDTLRNSVVETSRKILGDSPAKGALQPRLDDVLRESPAVAGGSPGRKNVIVDREKND; encoded by the exons ATGGCCGGCACCGAGCGGCAGAAGCACGTCCGGTTCGCCGCCCCGGGGGAGGGCCCGCGGGTCCCCCCCGGCGCGGCCCAGGCGGAGGTGGCGGTGGTCGGCGGCGGCTGGCGgtgcggccggggcggggagggagccgcGCTGCGGTGGTGCATCTCCGGGGCGCTGTGCGCGGCCTTCCTGGGGCTG GGGATGAGCATCGCGGTGCTGGGGCCCACCTTCCAGCACCTGGCCGACAACGTCCGCAGCAACGTCAGCGACATCTCCCACGTCTTCGTGGGCCGCTCCCTGGGCTACCTGGGCGGGTCGGTGCTCGGCGGGGTGCTCGTCGACTGCATGAACGCCCACCTCCTCCTCG CACTGTCCATGTTTGGAACAACGGTTGGTCTTTACGGGATACCCTGGTGTAAGAAATCCCTGCTGTTAACTGCCTTGATGTCAGTTATTGGAGCTTCCATGGGAATTCTAGACACAG GTGGCAATATTCTGGCACTGAATAcctggggagcagaggctggGCCACACATGCAGGCCTTACACTTCAGTTTTGCTGTCGGTGCGTTTGTGGCTCCGATCCTGGCCACGATGGCCTTGGGCGGCTCCGAATCGAAAGCCCTTCCAGTGGCTGAGAAGACAAACCAGTCTGTGCCAAGGTCtgtgccaacagcagcagctgcgtCAGCACTGAAACACCGCCTTGGTGCCGATTTTTTGTGGTCCTACGTTGTCATAGGGACCTATCTGCtggttgtttctttcttcttttttattttgtattcaaaGGGCAGCTCAGCTCGAGACAAATCAAAGGCCTCTCCAGAGAAAAGCGTGTTTGCCAAATACCACTACGCCCTTCTTGGTCTCCTCTTCGTATTCTTCTTCTGCTACGTGGGAGCGGAGGTCACATATGGCTCTTACATATTTACTTACGCAAAGGTCTTTGCCGAGATGAAAGAAAACGAAGCAGCCGCTTTGAACTCCGTCTTCTGGGGCGCGTTCGCCGCCTGCAGAGGAGTGGCAATATTCTGTGCCACCTGCCTGTACCCTGGCACCATGATCCTGCTGAGTATCGTCGGCTCTGCCGTCTCCTCTTCGTGCCTGGCCGCCTTCGCGAGGCACCCGACCTCCCTGTGGGTCGGGACCGCCGTGTACGGCGCGTCCATGGCCACCGTCTTCCCCAGCGGCATTTCCTGGATCGAGCAGTACACGGTCGTGCAAGGGAAATCGGCTTCTCTCTTTGTGGTCGGCGCCGCGCTGGGCGAGATGTGCATTCCGGCTGCGGTGGGCTACCTCCAGGGGAGGCTTCACCGTGTCCCCGTGGTTATGTACACGGCCCTGGGGACTTCGGCAGCGACCCTCGTGCTCTTCCCTCTGATGCACAAATTGGCCAACTGTCCCGCGGGGAGCGGCTTGAAGGAAAGGAGCGAGAGCGAGGACCGGAAAGCCTTGCTGTCGAACTCGGGGCTTAATGAGGATGAAGAGGACGAGGAGGATGCGGGAGAGTGGAATGAAGCAGACTTTGAGGTAATAGAAATGAATGACACCCTGAGAAACTCCGTGGTAGAGACCTCCCGTAAGATACTGGGGGACTCTCCGGCCAAAGGCGCTCTCCAGCCCCGTCTGGACGACGTATTGCGCGAGTCTCCAGCGGTTGCTGGCGGCTCCCCTGGGAGAAAAAATGTGATTGTGGACCGGGAGAAGAACGATTAA